One window of Pyrus communis chromosome 12, drPyrComm1.1, whole genome shotgun sequence genomic DNA carries:
- the LOC137710485 gene encoding protein EXECUTER 2, chloroplastic-like: MAVANGWGVGQAIPLPQFGPNCCSGFLPNTKSKLNTSNKNLSVVLSWGCSAQAKLSSSSSSSSSRSRKSTNLCCRCSESDSYGEDCVGSSLEWDWNRWSRHFSEVEQAESFASVLKFQLEDAIEKEDFEEAAKLKMSISEATSKDTVAEIMSQLKNAIEEERYHDASRLCRYTGSGLVGWWVGYPKDSDDPFGRLIRITPGVGRFIGRSYSPRQLVASSPGSPLFEIFVVKNADGTYVMQVVYLHQPKGSSTNSGVTPSKPEKGSSTSELENATLVDVQKNEGKAESSEEKGLNIEGATEEGIKSVLNFLKKKIPGLKVKVMDVDIAKEVIEDDNSANQLMQENSVSSDSDENSEDEVDNLDEIQPDEVTLGEGSDNIEDEKDLDMKLFIGGVVHNNEDAPSKDEYVRRPAEIKDVEKDSFVLHIPGRSLDHDTRESKASKFKVAALAPKSAAELMPSEVAKAFFNSDKLSSKMTRNMREIVKFAVSQAQKRNRLSEYTNFSRLNTSRGDLDPFEGLYVGAFGPYGNEVVQLRRKYGHWNSSEGKDSSDVEFFEYVEAVKLTGDLNVPAGQVTFRAKIGKGNRQSNRGLYPDELGVVASYKGQGRIAEFGFQNPQWVEGELLQLSNKGIGPYIKSADLGFLYIIPEQSFLVLFNRLKLPE; this comes from the exons atggcggTGGCCAATGGATGGGGCGTGGGACAAGCAATCCCACTGCCCCAATTCGGACCCAATTGCTGCTCCGGCTTCTTGCCCAACACCAAGTCCAAATTAAACACTTCCAATAAAAATCTGAGCGTTGTTCTCAGTTGGGGCTGCTCCGCTCAGGCCAAGCTTTCATCTTCTTCGTCTTCAAGTAGTAGCAGGAGTCGGAAGAGCACGAATTTGTGCTGCCGGTGCAGTGAGAGCGACAGTTACGGTGAGGACTGTGTCGGGTCGTCTTTGGAATGGGATTGGAATCGGTGGAGTCGCCATTTCTCCGAGGTCGAACAGGCTGAGAGCTTCGCCTCTGTTCTCAAG TTTCAACTTGAAGATGCAATTGAGAAGGAAGATTTTGAGGAAGCTGCAAAACTGAAAATGTCTATTTCAGAAGCTACATCAAAGGACACTGTTGCTGAGATCATGTCTCAATTGAAG AATGCGATTGAGGAAGAGCGTTACCATGATGCTTCGAGATTGTGTAGATACACAGGAAGTGGACTG GTAGGTTGGTGGGTTGGCTACCCAAAAGATTCAGATGATCCTTTTGGAAGACTAATACGAATAACTCCTGGTGTGGGCAGATTCATTGGGAGGAGTTACAGTCCAAG ACAGTTGGTTGCATCATCGCCAGGAAGCCccctatttgaaatttttgtggTAAAAAATGCTGATGGGACATACGTTATGCAG GTAGTGTACTTACACCAACCCAAAGGCAGTTCAACAAACTCCGGTGTTACACCGTCCAAACCTGAAAAAGGCTCATCCACTTCCGAACTTGAGAATGCAACCCTAGTAGATGTTCAGAAAAATGAAGGTAAGGCCGAGAGCAGCGAGGAAAAGGGCCTTAATATTGAAGGAGCAACTGAGGAGGGAATAAAAAGTGTGTTAAATtttcttaagaaaaaaattccTGGACTGAAAGTTAAAGTCATGGATGTTGATATTGCTAAGGAAGTGATAGAGGATGACAATTCTGCAAACCAATTGATGCAAGAAAATAGTGTCTCGTCAGATTCTGATGAGAATTCTGAAGACGAAGTGGataatttggatgaaattcaGCCTGATGAGGTCACTCTAGGAGAAGGTAGCGATAATATAGAAGATGAAAAGGATTTGGATATGAAACTTTTTATTGGTGGGGTTGTACATAATAATGAGGATGCTCCTAGCAAGGATGAGTATGTGCGTCGGCCCGCTGAAATCAAAGATGTGGAGAAAGATTCTTTTGTGCTGCATATTCCGGGGAGAAGCCTAGATCATGACACTAGAGAAAGTAAAGCATCTAAGTTCAAGGTGGCAGCTCTGGCACCTAAAAGTGCTGCTGAGCTCATGCCTTCTGAGGTTGCCAAGGCATTTTTTAATTCTGACAAGCTTTCTTCAAAG ATGACAAGGAATATGCGTGAAATAGTCAAGTTTGCTGTTAGTCAAGCTCAGAAGCGGAATAGATTATCTGAGTATACAAATTTTAGTCGGCTCAACACCTCAAGAGGAGATCTGGATCCATTTGAAG GCCTGTATGTTGGTGCATTTGGCCCTTATGGCAATGAGGTAGTGCAACTCAGGCGTAAGTACGGACACTGGAATAGTTCAGAAGGCAAAGACTCTTCAGATGTGGAGTTCTTCGAATATGTTGAAGCAGTTAAGCTAACTGGGGACCTGAATGTTCCTGCTGGCCAG GTGACATTTCGTGCTAAAATTGGGAAAGGGAACCGCCAATCTAACCGTGGATTGTATCCAGATGAGTTAGGAGTG GTAGCAAGTTACAAGGGACAAGGAAGAATAGCAGAATTTGGGTTCCAGAATCCACAGTGGGTTGAAGGAGAACTTCTCCAGCTCAGTAACAAG GGCATTGGACCATACATCAAAAGTGCAGATCTTGGTTTTCTTTACATCATCCCCGAGCAAAGTTTCCTTGTACTGTTCAACCGCCTGAAACTACCAGAATGA
- the LOC137710180 gene encoding sugar transporter ERD6-like 5 codes for MVVQDDWTRAAMTDDVLVVELLLRLKQVQAAGPSSSLQSSSPMSQSLLTLRWSVRTPRSKAASSGSRFDGGVSHQRNSGNNGSVGDIAQTTAVDFRHEIWRSELGDGGGQLCLYVHSLNRSALYGAPSTKLSRSRSCGYQKPRFRSIRRACSASLDAFSDEEFSKKIQEFALRFQLSDNFDGEDDFNVGRNASNSEPEAANSVDNHGISESATRMRAEPEAGWFDLFSSRYWKVVSVGAALFLLQQMAGINAVVYYSTSVFRTAGITSDVAASALVGLANVFGTVVASSLMGKQGRKSLLLTSFGGMAASMLLLSLSFTWKALAPYSAPLSVAGTVLYVLSFSLGAGPVPALLLPEIFASRIRAKAVSLSLGMHWISNFVIGLYVLSLVTKFGIGTVYFGFAGVCLLAVLYIAGNIVETKGRSLEEIERALSVVT; via the exons ATGGTGGTTCAAGACGATTGGACGAGGGCGGCGATGACCGATGACGTGCTCGTGGTCGAGCTACTGCTGCGGCTCAAGCAGGTGCAGGCGGCGGGGCCGTCGTCTTCGCTGCAGTCTTCGTCTCCGATGTCGCAATCTCTTTTGACGCTCAGGTGGAGTGTAAGGACGCCACGCTCCAAAGCGGCGTCGTCCGGTTCCAGATTCGACGGCGGCGTCTCACACCAGAGGAACAGCGGCAATAACG GATCTGTTGGAGACATTGCTCAAACAACAGCGGTTGACTTCCGCCATGAAATCTGGAGATCTGAGCTTGGCGACGGTGGAGGTCAGTTATGTCTCTACGTCCACAGCTTGAACCGGTCGGCGTTGTACGGTGCGCCGTCGACGAAGCTGAGCCGGTCCCGGTCCTGCGGCTACCAGAAGCCGAGATTCCGGTCCATTAGACGAGCTTGCAGTGCCAGTCTGGACGCCTTCTCAGACGAAGAGTTCTCGAAGAAGATTCAAGAGTTCGCTCTCAGATTCCAGCTCTCCGACAATTTTGACGGCGAAGATGACTTTAACGTTGGCAGAAACGCCTCGAATTCGGAACCAGAAGCGGCGAATTCTGTTGACAATCACGGCATCAGTGAGTCTGCAACGAGAATGAGAGCTGAACCTGAAGCGGGCTGGTTTGATTTGTTTAGTAGCCGCTATTGGAAAGTCGTTAGTGTGGGTGCAGCACTTTTCTTGTTACAACAGATGGCTGGGATAAATGCTGTGGTTTATTATTCTACTTCTGTCTTCCGCACTGCTGGCATTACATCTGATGTTGCAGCGAGTGCTCTGGTTGGATTAGCAAATGTTTTCGGCACAGTTGTTGCATCCTCATTGATGGGCAAACAGGGAAGGAAAAGTCTTCTACTCACAAGCTTCGGTGGAATGGCTGCTTCGATGTTGCTGCTTTCACTGTCCTTTACATGGAAAGCCCTTGCTCCATATTCTGCCCCCCTTTCTGTCGCTGGAACTGTTCTCTATGTATTGTCCTTTTCACTTGGCGCTGGCCCTGTGCCTGCTCTTCTTCTACCAGAGATTTTTGCTTCAAGAATCAGAGCAAAAGCAGTTTCTTTGTCATTGGGCATGCACTGGATTTCAAACTTCGTCATAGGCCTCTACGTCTTGAGCCTTGTAACTAAGTTCGGGATCGGCACAGTGTATTTTGGATTCGCTGGCGTCTGCCTTCTGGCTGTCTTGTACATAGCTGGTAATATTGTTGAAACGAAAGGTCGTTCGTTGGAGGAAATAGAGCGTGCTCTTAGTGTTGTCACTTGA
- the LOC137711085 gene encoding serine/threonine/tyrosine-protein kinase HT1-like isoform X1: MKNFHWFKQISNNGKLERRLSLGEYNRAVSWSKYLVSSGAEIKGEGEEWSADMSQLYIGCKFASGRHSRIYRGVYKQRDVAIKLISQPEEDEGLAVLLEKQFTSEVALLFRLHHPNIITFVAACKKPPVFCIITEYLAGGSLRKYLHQQDPHSVPLSLVVKLALDIARGMQYLHSQSILHRDLKSENLLLGEDMSVKVADFGISCLESQCGSAKGFTGTYRWMAPEMIKEKHHTKKVDVYSFGIVLWELLTALTPFDNMTPEQAAFAVSQKNARPPLPSTCPAPFSRLISRCWSSHPDKRPHFNEIVHILEGYAESLEQDPDFFSSYEPPENHALSRCFPKWTGRR; encoded by the exons ATGAAGAATTTCCACTGGTTTAAGCAGATTTCCAACAATGGCAAGCTGGAGAGGAGGCTCTCCCTCGGCGAGTATAACCGTGCAGTCTCATGGTCCAAGTACTTGGTGTCCTCAGGGGCTGAGATTAAAGGGGAAGGAGAGGAGTGGAGTGCTGACATGTCACAGTTGTACATTGGGTGTAAATTTGCTTCGGGAAGGCATAGCAGGATTTACAGAGGGGTTTATAAGCAGAGGGATGTGGCGATTAAGCTGATCAGCCAGCCTGAGGAAGATGAAGGGTTGGCTGTTTTGCTTGAGAAGCAGTTCACTTCTGAGGTTGCTTTGCTCTTTCGTTTGCACCATCCTAATATCATCACT TTTGTTGCTGCTTGTAAGAAACCTCCAGTGTTCTGCATTATCACTGAGTATTTAGCTGGGGGATCATTAAGAAAATATCTTCATCAGCAGGATCCACATTCTGTTCCGCTTAGCCTAGTTGTGAAATTAGCCCTCGACATTGCTCGTGGGATGCAATATCTCCATTCTCAAAGTATACTTCATAGGGATCTCAAGTCAGAAAATTTATTGCTAGGGGAAGATATGTCTGTGAAAGTTGCGGATTTTGGAATTTCATGCCTAGAGTCACAGTGTGGCAGTGCAAAGGGATTCACGGGCACTTACCGTTGGATGGCACCCGAAATGATCAAAGAGAAACACCATACAAAGAAAGTTGATGTTTACAGTTTTGGAATAGTTCTGTGGGAGCTTTTAACGGCATTGACACCATTTGACAACATGACTCCTGAACAGGCTGCATTTGCAGTATCGCAGAAG AATGCAAGACCCCCATTGCCGTCCACATGCCCTGCGCCATTCAGTCGTCTCATCAGCCGATGTTGGTCAAGCCATCCGGACAAGCGGCCTCATTTCAACGAGATAGTGCACATTTTGGAAGGTTATGCTGAGTCCCTTGAGCAGGACCCGGATTTCTTCTCATCTTACGAGCCACCGGAAAATCACGCCCTATCGCGATGCTTTCCGAAATGGACGGGTCGCCGGTAG
- the LOC137711085 gene encoding serine/threonine/tyrosine-protein kinase HT1-like isoform X2, whose translation MKNFHWFKQISNNGKLERRLSLGEYNRAVSWSKYLVSSGAEIKGEGEEWSADMSQLYIGCKFASGRHSRIYRGVYKQRDVAIKLISQPEEDEGLAVLLEKQFTSEVALLFRLHHPNIITFVAACKKPPVFCIITEYLAGGSLRKYLHQQDPHSVPLSLVVKLALDIARGMQYLHSQSILHRDLKSENLLLGEDMSVKVADFGISCLESQCGSAKGFTGTYRWMAPEMIKEKHHTKKVDVYSFGIVLWELLTALTPFDNMTPEQAAFAVSQKIMWGPAAFGHPYLCRK comes from the exons ATGAAGAATTTCCACTGGTTTAAGCAGATTTCCAACAATGGCAAGCTGGAGAGGAGGCTCTCCCTCGGCGAGTATAACCGTGCAGTCTCATGGTCCAAGTACTTGGTGTCCTCAGGGGCTGAGATTAAAGGGGAAGGAGAGGAGTGGAGTGCTGACATGTCACAGTTGTACATTGGGTGTAAATTTGCTTCGGGAAGGCATAGCAGGATTTACAGAGGGGTTTATAAGCAGAGGGATGTGGCGATTAAGCTGATCAGCCAGCCTGAGGAAGATGAAGGGTTGGCTGTTTTGCTTGAGAAGCAGTTCACTTCTGAGGTTGCTTTGCTCTTTCGTTTGCACCATCCTAATATCATCACT TTTGTTGCTGCTTGTAAGAAACCTCCAGTGTTCTGCATTATCACTGAGTATTTAGCTGGGGGATCATTAAGAAAATATCTTCATCAGCAGGATCCACATTCTGTTCCGCTTAGCCTAGTTGTGAAATTAGCCCTCGACATTGCTCGTGGGATGCAATATCTCCATTCTCAAAGTATACTTCATAGGGATCTCAAGTCAGAAAATTTATTGCTAGGGGAAGATATGTCTGTGAAAGTTGCGGATTTTGGAATTTCATGCCTAGAGTCACAGTGTGGCAGTGCAAAGGGATTCACGGGCACTTACCGTTGGATGGCACCCGAAATGATCAAAGAGAAACACCATACAAAGAAAGTTGATGTTTACAGTTTTGGAATAGTTCTGTGGGAGCTTTTAACGGCATTGACACCATTTGACAACATGACTCCTGAACAGGCTGCATTTGCAGTATCGCAGAAG ATCATGTGGGGACCTGCTGCATTTGGCCATCCTTATCTATGCAGGAAATGA
- the LOC137711117 gene encoding CASP-like protein 4A3 produces MESQPQTQKPNHHHHHQKSNPNMKKSWSLTSDDSPLRFHSPIRSDAFDPPDSPPYQSPENSPEKPVDNSKAIMAVDKFNQYPPLRHQKPPENAKALSPVVVYNRSVKEEVAPPLVFKEELAGVNGVGGGEEGGVNGGRSKGVTNSILRRSKRGEMMKTAALGFRVSELVLCLISFSVMAADKTQGWSGDSFDRYKEYRYCLAVNVIGFVYAAFQAYNLSYHLVTGKFVIRHHLRHHFDFFMDQVLAYLLISASSSAATRVDDWQSNWGKDEFTEMATASVSMAFLAFVAFALSSLISGYNLCIHDSA; encoded by the exons ATGGAATCCCAACCCCAAACTCAGAAacccaaccaccaccaccaccaccagaaATCCAATCCCAACATGAAGAAGTCCTGGTCTTTGACCTCCGACGACTCGCCCCTCCGATTCCACTCCCCGATCCGATCCGACGCCTTCGACCCGCCCGACAGCCCGCCGTACCAGTCCCCCGAGAACTCGCCGGAGAAGCCGGTCGACAACTCCAAGGCGATCATGGCCGTCGACAAGTTCAACCAGTACCCGCCGCTCCGGCATCAGAAGCCGCCGGAGAACGCCAAGGCGCTGTCGCCGGTGGTGGTGTACAACCGGTCGGTGAAGGAGGAGGTGGCGCCACCGCTCGTGTTCAAGGAGGAGTTGGCCGGAGTCAACGGTGTTGGAGGCGGGGAGGAAGGCGGAGTCAACGGTGGGAGATCCAAGGGGGTGACGAATTCGATTCTGAGACGGTCGAAGAGGGGGGAGATGATGAAGACGGCGGCGCTGGGGTTTAGGGTGAGTGAGTTGGTGTTGTGCTTGATTTCGTTCTCGGTTATGGCGGCGGACAAGACTCAGGGATGGAGCGGCGACTCCTTCGACCGCTACAAGGAATACAG GTATTGCTTAGCTGTGAATGTAATTGGATTTGTATATGCTGCCTTTCAAGCCTATAATCTATCCTACCATCTAGTCACCGGGAAGTTCGTGATCCGCCACCATCTCCGTCATCACTTTGATTTTTTCATGGATCAG GTGCTGGCATACCTTCTCATTTCTGCGTCATCGTCTGCAGCCACTCGGGTCGACGACTGGCAATCGAATTGGGGGAAAGATGAGTTCACGGAGATGGCCACTGCTTCGGTTAGCATGGCTTTCCTGGCTTTTGTTGCCTTTGCGCTTAGCTCCCTTATATCTGGTTACAACCTCTGTATCCATGACTCTGCGTAA
- the LOC137710382 gene encoding protein KINESIN LIGHT CHAIN-RELATED 3-like: MPGIVDEVVNESHENSMLSKENIALNGSWKSTLNQQIPRSIGLDRPVDGMVDTSIEQLYENVCDMQSSDQSPSGHSFQSDGDESRIDSELRHLVGGEMREVEIMEEEVLEKPAYDSRSDSSSKKGSSSDRKSGKMVKAASTKSVSSGNSKKVAHLQVDTETSSKSVAKGRSPDKPPIPSTKNFQKQHAGPSPVKKRSNSSVAGSKFQKGTEDLAESGLYNPDLGPFLLKQARDLISSGDNPQKALELALRAGKSFELFANGKPCLELVMCLHVTAAIYCSLGQYHEAIPLLERSIELSAVDGGQNHALAKFAGHMQLGDTYAMLGQLENSIMHYSTGLEIQKQVLGETDVRVGETCRYLAEAHVQALQFDEAQRLCLVALDSHKENGSPSSLEEAADRRLMGLICETKGDHEAALEHLVLASMAMVANGQEVEVASVDCSIGDTYLSLSRYDEAAFAYQKALTVFKTTKGENHPAVGSVFIRLADLYNRTGKVRESKSYCENALRIYEKPVPGVPPEEMASGLTDVSAIYESMNDLEQAVMLLQKALKIYNDAPGQQSTIAGIEAQMGVMYYMLGSYSESYDSFKSAISKLRATGEKKTAFFGIVLNQIGLTCVQRYSINEAQEFFEEARTILEHECGPYHPDTLGVYSNLAGTYDAAGRLEDAIEILEYVVEMREEKLGTANPDVDDEKRRLAELLKEAGRTRSRKNRSLENLLGSNSHGINSDGITVL; this comes from the exons ATGCCTGGAATTGTCGATGAGGTGGTAAATGAATCACATGAAAATTCCATGCTAAGTAAGGAAAATATAGCTCTGAATGGATCCTGGAAGAGTACTTTGAATCAGCAAATCCCCCGGAGTATAGGACTTGATCGTCCAGTTGATGGGATGGTTGACACCTCAATTGAGCAGCTTTATGAGAATGTGTGTGATATGCAGAGTTCTGATCAGTCACCTTCAGGGCATAGTTTTCAATCGGATGGTGATGAGTCTAGGATAGATTCAGAGTTACGCCATCTTGTTGGCGGAGAGATGAGAGAGGTGGAGATAATGGAAGAGGAAGTGCTAGAAAAGCCAGCGTACGATTCTCGTAGTGATTCAAGTTCTAAGAAAGGTTCGTCCTCAGATAGAAAATCAGGAAAGATGGTTAAAGCTGCAAGTACAAAATCCGTTTCTTCAGGGAACTCGAAGAAAGTTGCTCACTTGCAGGTGGACACTGAAACTTCATCAAAATCAGTTGCGAAGGGAAGAAGTCCTGACAAACCTCCTATTCCTAGCACTAAGAATTTCCAAAAACAACATGCAGGACCCTCTCCTGTGAAGAAACGCAGTAATTCATCTGTGGCAGGGTCAAAGTTTCAGAAAGGAACTGAGGATTTGGCTGAATCAGGGTTATATAATCCAGATCTTGGGCCATTTTTGCTTAAGCAAGCAAGGGATTTGATTTCGTCAGGGGATAATCCCCAGAAAGCTCTTGAATTAGCTCTTCGAGCTggaaaatcatttgaattatttGCAAATGGGAAACCTTGTTTAGAGCTGGTAATGTGCCTTCACGTCACGGCAGCAATTTACTGTAGCTTAGGCCAGTATCATGAGGCAATTCCTCTTCTCGAACGCTCAATTGAGCTTTCAGCTGTTGACGGAGGCCAAAATCATGCCCTTGCCAAATTTGCTGGTCACATGCAGTTGGGTGATACTTATGCTATGCTGGGCCAACTTGAGAATTCAATTATGCATTACTCAACTGGATTGGAAATCCAGAAACAAGTTTTGGGAGAAACAGATGTGAGAGTTGGTGAGACTTGTCGATATTTGGCTGAAGCTCATGTTCAAGCATTGCAATTTGATGAAGCTCAGAGGCTTTGCCTGGTGGCTCTTGATAGTCATAAAGAGAATGGTTCCCCTTCTTCTCTCGAAGAGGCTGCAGATAGGAGATTGATGGGTCTTATATGTGAGACGAAGGGTGATCATGAAGCTGCTCTCGAGCATCTTGTGTTAGCCAGCATGGCCATGGTGGCAAATGGCCAGGAAGTGGAGGTGGCTTCGGTTGATTGTAGCATTGGAGACACATACTTGTCCTTGTCTCGCTATGATGAAGCTGCTTTTGCTTATCAGAAGGCACTCACTGTGTTCAAGACCACCAAAGGAGAGAATCATCCAGCTGTTGGTTCAGTCTTCATCCGCTTGGCTGATTTGTATAACAGGACTGGGAAAGTTAGAGAGTCAAAATCATATTGTGAGAATGCCCTCCGAATTTATGAAAAGCCCGTGCCTGGAGTCCCTCCTGAGGAGATGGCCAGTGGTCTCACAGATGTTTCTGCTATCTATGAATCGATGAATGACCTTGAGCAGGCAGTCATGTTGCTACAGAAGGCATTAAAGATATACAATGATGCCCCTGGTCAACAAAGCACCATAGCCGGGATTGAAGCCCAAATGGGTGTCATGTACTACATGCTGGGGAGTTATTCTGAATCTTACGACTCCTTCAAGAGTGCCATTTCAAAGCTCCGCGCAACTGGAGAGAAGAAAACTGCTTTTTTCGGGATTGTTCTTAACCAAATAGGGCTTACTTGTGTGCAACGTTATTCCATAAATGAGGCTCAAGAATTCTTCGAAGAAGCCAGGACTATTTTGGAACACGAGTGCGGACCATATCACCCTGACACACTTGGGGTATATAGCAATCTTGCTGGCACTTATGATGCGGCTGGAAG GTTGGAGGATGCAATCGAAATCTTGGAGTACGTTGTTGAGATGAGGGAAGAAAAGCTCGGGACAGCCAATCCCGACGTGGATGATGAGAAAAGAAGGCTGGCTGAGTTATTGAAAGAAGCAGGCAGAACCCGGAGCAGAAAAAACAGATCACTAGAGAATCTCCTCGGTTCCAACTCCCACGGTATAAACAGTGATGGAATTACGGTACTGTAA